One stretch of Equus przewalskii isolate Varuska chromosome 9, EquPr2, whole genome shotgun sequence DNA includes these proteins:
- the LOC103555553 gene encoding uncharacterized serine/threonine-protein kinase SBK3 isoform X3, whose product MELRDPENHEDGDPEEDTATALQRLVELTATRVTPVRNLRLQYRLIRELGSGSYGRVLLARPRQGGPAVALKLLPRDSVLRTTFLREFCVGRCVSAHPGLLQTLAGPLQTPRHFVFAQEFAPFGDLSGMLQERGLPELLVKRVVAQLAGALDFLHGRGLVHADVKPDNVLVFDPVCSRVALGDLGLTRPEGSPTPAPPGPLPSAPPELCLLLPPDTLPLRPAVDSWGLGVLLFCAATACFPWEVALAPDPEFEAFAGWMTSRPQPAQPPPPWDQFASPALALLQGLLDLDPETRSPPLAVLDFLGDDWGLERNREGPGGLGSMSSENGEEEEEGAASLEEWTEEEEEDDDKGGRMMGTDGGAP is encoded by the exons ATGGAGCTCAGGGACCCCGAGAACCACGAGGATGGGGACCCAGAG GAGGACACAGCCACAGCCCTCCAACGGCTCGTGGAGCTGACGGCCACCAGGGTGACCCCAGTGAGAAATCTGCGTCTCCAGTATCGCCTCATCCGAGAGCTCGGCTCTGGCTCCTATGGCCGCGTGCTCCTTGCCCGGCCTCGCCAAGGGG GTCCAGCTGTGGCTCTGAAGCTCCTGCCTCGGGACTCGGTCCTGAGAACTACCTTCCTAAGAGAGTTCTGTGTGGGCCGCTGCGTCTCGGCACACCCAGGCCTGCTCCAGACCCTGGCGGGACCCCTGCAGACCCCCCGACACTTTGTCTTTGCTCAGGAGTTTGCACCCTTTGGGGATCTCAGCGGGATGCTGCAGGAACGG ggcctcccagagcTGCTGGTGAAGCGGGTGGTGGCCCAGCTGGCCGGAGCCCTGGACTTCCTCCACGGCCGGGGGCTGGTCCACGCAGACGTCAAGCCAGACAACGTGCTGGTCTTTGACCCTGTCTGCAGCCGTGTGGCCCTCGGTGACCTGGGTCTGACTCGGCCTGAGGGCAGTCCAACCCCTGCCcccccagggcctctgccctctgctccacctgagctctgcctcctgctgccaCCAGACACCCTGCCCCTGCGACCAGCAGTGGACTCCTGGGGCCTGGGAGTGCTTCTCTTCTGTGCTGCCACTGCCTGCTTCCCTTGGGAAGTGGCACTGGCCCCTGACCCCGAGTTCGAGGCCTTTGCTGGCTGGATGACCAGCAGGCCCCAGCCAGCTCAACCACCACCCCCTTGGGACCAGTTTGCATCCCCAGCTCTGGCATTGCTTCAGGGGCTTCTGGACCTGGATCCTGAGACTAGGAGCCCCCCACTGGCTGTCCTGGACTTCTTGGGGGATGATTGGGGGTtggagaggaacagagagggacCTGGGGGCTTGGGGAGTATGTCCAGTGagaatggggaggaggaagaggagggggcagcAAGCCTGGAGGagtggacagaggaggaggaggaggacgacgaCAAAGGTGGCAGGATGATGGGGACAGATGGGGGAGCTCCCTGA
- the ZNF579 gene encoding zinc finger protein 579, with amino-acid sequence MDPQPPPPAQGSPPHRGRGRGRGRGRGRGRGRGRGGAGAPRAPLPCPICGRLFRFPYYLSRHRLSHSGLRPHACPLCPKAFRRPAHLSRHLRGHGPQPPLRCAACPRTFPEPAQLRRHLAQEHAGGEVELAIDRAAKEAAESTWSSQDEGAEQPTTAAAGAVKEEAAWPKTWPAGESATLAAPTSAERRESEEEEAEAGAAELRAELALAAGRQEEKQVLLQADWTLLCLRCREAFATKGELKAHPCLRPEGEQEGEGGPPPRPKRHQCSICLKAFARPWSLSRHRLVHSTDRPFVCPDCGLAFRLASYLRQHRRVHGPLSLLAPLPPAGKKDDKASGARNSGKGPEGSEGAECGAASEGGEGGQNGGDAAPARPPAGEPRFWCPECGKGFRRRAHLRQHGVTHSGARPFQCVRCQREFKRLADLARHAQVHAGGPAPHPCPRCPRRFSRAYSLLRHQRCHRAELERAAALQALQAQAPPSPPAPPPPPPAGQEEEGLPLPVAHIKEEPPSPGSPPQSPPAPPVFLSASCFDSQDHSAFEMEEEEIDSKASLRGLGGLGGLAS; translated from the coding sequence ATGGATCCGCAGCCCCCTCCACCGGCCCAGGGCAGCCCACCTCACcgcggccggggccggggccggggccgagGCCGTGGTCGAGGCCGAGGCCGGGGCAGGGGCGGCGCCGGAGCTCCTCGagcacccctgccctgccccatctGCGGCCGCCTCTTCCGCTTCCCCTACTACCTCTCCCGGCACCGGCTGAGCCACTCGGGCCTCCGACCCCACGCCTGCCCCCTGTGCCCCAAGGCCTTCCGCCGGCCTGCCCACCTCTCCCGCCACCTGCGAGGCCACGGGCCCCAGCCCCCGCTGCGCTGTGCCGCCTGCCCCCGCACCTTCCCCGAGCCCGCACAGCTCAGGCGCCACCTGGCCCAGGAGCACGCGGGTGGCGAGGTCGAGCTGGCCATCGACAGGGCGGCCAAGGAGGCAGCCGAGTCCACCTGGAGCTCGCAGGACGAGGGCGCGGAGCAGCCCACCACCGCGGCAGCGGGGGCCGTGAAGGAGGAGGCGGCGTGGCCCAAGACGTGGCCTGCGGGGGAGTCTGCCACGCTGGCGGCGCCCACGAGCGCCGAGCGCCGGGAgtcggaggaggaggaggccgaggCCGGTGCGGCGGAGCTGAGGGCCGAGCTGGCGCTGGCGGCGGGGcggcaggaggagaagcaggtcCTGCTCCAAGCCGACTGGACGCTGCTGTGCCTCCGCTGCCGGGAAGCCTTCGCCACCAAGGGCGAGCTCAAAGCGCACCCGTGTCTGCGCCCCGAGGGCGAACAGGAGGGCGAAGGGGGGCCTCCACCCCGCCCCAAGCGCCACCAGTGCTCCATCTGCCTCAAGGCCTTCGCCAGGCCCTGGTCGCTGTCCCGCCACCGGCTGGTCCACTCCACCGACCGCCCCTTCGTGTGCCCAGACTGCGGCCTGGCCTTCCGCCTCGCCTCCTACCTCCGCCAGCACCGCCGCGTGCACGGCCCGCTCAGCCTGCTGGCCCCGCTGCCCCCGGCGGGCAAGAAGGACGACAAGGCCTCAGGCGCAAGGAACTCAGGGAAGGGGCCCGAGGGGAGCGAAGGGGCGGAGTGCGGGGCTGCCTCGGAGGGGGGAGAAGGAGGCCAGAACGGAGGCGATGCGGCCCCGGCCAGGCCCCCCGCCGGGGAGCCCCGTTTCTGGTGCCCCGAGTGCGGCAAAGGTTTCCGGCGCCGGGCGCACCTGCGGCAACACGGGGTGACCCACTCCGGGGCGCGACCCTTCCAGTGCGTGCGCTGCCAGCGCGAGTTCAAGCGGCTGGCCGACCTGGCGCGCCACGCCCAGGTCCACGCGGGCGGCCCGGCCCCGCACCCGTGCCCGCGCTGCCCGCGGCGCTTCTCGCGCGCCTACAGCCTCCTGCGCCACCAGCGCTGCCACCGCGCCGAGCTGGAGAGGGCCGCGGCGCTGCAGGCGCTCCAGGCCCAGGCTCCGCCGTCGCCCCcggcgcccccgccgccgccgccggctgggcaggaggaggaagggctcCCGCTGCCCGTCGCACACATCAAGGAAGAGCCACCCTCTCCGGGGAGCCCGCCCCAGTCGCCGCCGGCTCCCCCCGTCTTCCTCAGCGCCTCCTGTTTCGATAGCCAAGACCACTCAGCCTTCgagatggaggaagaagagatcGACAGCAAGGCTTCGCTGCGCGGACTGGGCGGCCTGGGCGGCCTGGCCTCCTGA
- the FIZ1 gene encoding flt3-interacting zinc finger protein 1 isoform X1, producing MEPALSSYLCIAVGQLRFVFSPDATLLPTHEEPEAAKRKSNMSLAALSPASDDTAGRSLAPSLLPLVCMAPGVTRSPAPSPCPHPRWRQAGFSNPQCWERDGKEAQGRAAGRGKPRGREKGGVRGRREPRRKSRGPPGGSDAAPAAQNVGAQREVEPLPSRRATMDEAPLPAPPVPAPAPAPAPPAAAPRVPFHCSECGKSFRYRSDLRRHFARHTALKPHACPRCGKGFKHSFNLANHLRSHTGERPYRCSACPKGFRDSTGLLHHQVVHTGEKPYCCLVCELRFSSRSSLGRHLKRQHRGVLPSPLQPGPGLPALSAPCSVCCNVGPCSVCGGSGTGGGEGPEGAGAGPGSWGLAEAAAAAAASLPPFACGACARRFDHGRELAAHWAAHTDVKPFKCPRCERDFNAPALLERHKLTHDLQGPGAPPAQAWASGGAAAGPETAGEGGAAEAGDAQPAWDGGPLRGRAGGGVPELGALLPEGGGEAPAPAAAAEPSEDTLYQCDCGTFFASAPALASHLEAHSGPAAYGCGHCGALYAALAALEEHRRASHGEGGGAEAAAAAPDGEPAPGEPASGSGRGKKIFGCSECEKLFRSPRDLERHVLVHTGEKPFPCLECGKFFRHECYLKRHRLLHGTERPFPCHICGKGFITLSNLSRHLKLHRGMD from the exons ATGGAGCCTGCTCTTTCGTCCTATCTCTGTATCGCAGTCGGGCAACTTCGATTTGTCTTTTCTCCGGATGCAACTCTACTTCCTACTCACGAGGAGCCTGAGGCTGCGAAAAGGAAATCGAATATGTCCTTAGCTGCGTTATCACCCGCCAGCGATGACACGGCGGGGAGGAGCCTCGCGCCGAGCCTGTTGCCCTTAGTCTGTATGGCGCCGGGGGTCACCCGAAGCCCcgccccttctccctgccctcaccCAAGATGGCGCCAAGCCGGCTTCTCTAACCCCCAGTGCTGGGAAAGGGACGGGAAAGAGGCACAAGGGCGGGCGGCCGGGAGGGGGAAGCCAAGAGGGCGGGAGAAAGGGGGAGTGCGGGGGAGAAGGGAGCCGAGGCGGAAGTCGAGGGGCCCCCCGGGTGGAAGTGACGCTGCCCCCGCTGCCCAAAATGTCGGCGCCCAGAGGGAGGT agaGCCGCTGCCCTCGCGCCGCGCCACCATGGATGAGGCCCCGCTGCCAGCGCCCCCGgtccccgccccggccccggcccccgcgCCGCCCGCTGCCGCCCCCCGCGTGCCGTTTCACTGCAGTGAGTGTGGCAAGAGCTTCCGCTACCGCTCGGACCTGCGGCGCCACTTCGCCCGGCACACTGCGCTCAAACCCCACGCGTGTCCGCGCTGCGGCAAGGGCTTCAAGCACAGCTTCAACCTGGCCAACCACCTGCGCTCGCACACCGGCGAGCGGCCCTACCGCTGCTCCGCCTGCCCCAAGGGGTTCCGAGACTCCACCGgcctgctgcaccaccag gtCGTCCACACTGGTGAGAAGCCCTACTGCTGCCTGGTCTGCGAGCTCCGCTTCTCCTCACGCTCCAGCCTGGGCCGCCACCTCAAGCGCCAGCACCGGGGGGTGCTCCCGTCCCCGCTGCAGCCCGGCCCAGGCCTGCCGGCCCTGAGCGCACCCTGCTCGGTCTGCTGCAACGTGGGGCCCTGCTCGGTGTGCGGGGGCTCGGGGACCGGCGGCGGAGAGGGCCCGGAGGGGGCAGGCGCGGGCCcgggcagctgggggctggcggAGGCGGCAGCTGCAGCGGCGGCCTCGCTGCCCCCATTCGCCTGCGGCGCCTGCGCCAGGCGCTTCGACCACGGCCGCGAGCTGGCGGCCCACTGGGCAGCGCACACCGACGTGAAGCCCTTCAAGTGCCCGCGCTGCGAGCGCGACTTCAACGCCCCGGCGCTCCTGGAGCGGCACAAGCTGACGCACGACCTGCAGGGGCCCGGCGCGCCCCCCGCGCAGGCCTGGGCCTCGGGGGGCGCCGCCGCCGGGCCCGAGACAGCCGGCGAGGGGGGCGCAGCGGAGGCAGGGGACGCCCAACCGGCCTGGGACGGCGGGCCGCTCCGGGGCCGCGCGGGGGGCGGCGTGCCCGAGCTGGGGGCGCTGCTGCCCGAGGGCGGCGGGGAGGCCCCTGCGCCCGCGGCCGCGGCCGAGCCGTCGGAAGATACCCTGTACCAGTGCGACTGCGGGACCTTCTTCGCGTCCGCGCCGGCGCTGGCCAGCCACCTGGAGGCGCACTCGGGCCCGGCCGCCTACGGCTGCGGCCACTGCGGGGCGCTGTACGCGGCCCTGGCGGCGCTGGAGGAGCACCGGCGCGCCAGCCACGGCGAGGGCGGCGGCGCGGAGGCGGCCGCGGCGGCCCCAGACGGGGAGCCCGCGCCCGGGGAGCCCGCGTCCGGCTCGGGCCGCGGCAAGAAGATCTTCGGCTGCTCCGAGTGCGAGAAGCTGTTCCGCTCGCCGCGCGACCTGGAGCGGCACGTGCTGGTGCACACGGGCGAGAAGCCGTTCCCGTGCCTCGAGTGCGGCAAGTTCTTCCGCCACGAGTGCTACCTCAAGCGCCACCGGCTGCTGCACGGCACCGAGCGGCCCTTCCCCTGCCACATCTGCGGCAAGGGCTTCATCACGCTCAGCAACCTCTCTAGGCACCTGAAGCTGCACCGGGGCATGGACTGA
- the FIZ1 gene encoding flt3-interacting zinc finger protein 1 isoform X2 — protein sequence MREPLPSRRATMDEAPLPAPPVPAPAPAPAPPAAAPRVPFHCSECGKSFRYRSDLRRHFARHTALKPHACPRCGKGFKHSFNLANHLRSHTGERPYRCSACPKGFRDSTGLLHHQVVHTGEKPYCCLVCELRFSSRSSLGRHLKRQHRGVLPSPLQPGPGLPALSAPCSVCCNVGPCSVCGGSGTGGGEGPEGAGAGPGSWGLAEAAAAAAASLPPFACGACARRFDHGRELAAHWAAHTDVKPFKCPRCERDFNAPALLERHKLTHDLQGPGAPPAQAWASGGAAAGPETAGEGGAAEAGDAQPAWDGGPLRGRAGGGVPELGALLPEGGGEAPAPAAAAEPSEDTLYQCDCGTFFASAPALASHLEAHSGPAAYGCGHCGALYAALAALEEHRRASHGEGGGAEAAAAAPDGEPAPGEPASGSGRGKKIFGCSECEKLFRSPRDLERHVLVHTGEKPFPCLECGKFFRHECYLKRHRLLHGTERPFPCHICGKGFITLSNLSRHLKLHRGMD from the exons ATGAG agaGCCGCTGCCCTCGCGCCGCGCCACCATGGATGAGGCCCCGCTGCCAGCGCCCCCGgtccccgccccggccccggcccccgcgCCGCCCGCTGCCGCCCCCCGCGTGCCGTTTCACTGCAGTGAGTGTGGCAAGAGCTTCCGCTACCGCTCGGACCTGCGGCGCCACTTCGCCCGGCACACTGCGCTCAAACCCCACGCGTGTCCGCGCTGCGGCAAGGGCTTCAAGCACAGCTTCAACCTGGCCAACCACCTGCGCTCGCACACCGGCGAGCGGCCCTACCGCTGCTCCGCCTGCCCCAAGGGGTTCCGAGACTCCACCGgcctgctgcaccaccag gtCGTCCACACTGGTGAGAAGCCCTACTGCTGCCTGGTCTGCGAGCTCCGCTTCTCCTCACGCTCCAGCCTGGGCCGCCACCTCAAGCGCCAGCACCGGGGGGTGCTCCCGTCCCCGCTGCAGCCCGGCCCAGGCCTGCCGGCCCTGAGCGCACCCTGCTCGGTCTGCTGCAACGTGGGGCCCTGCTCGGTGTGCGGGGGCTCGGGGACCGGCGGCGGAGAGGGCCCGGAGGGGGCAGGCGCGGGCCcgggcagctgggggctggcggAGGCGGCAGCTGCAGCGGCGGCCTCGCTGCCCCCATTCGCCTGCGGCGCCTGCGCCAGGCGCTTCGACCACGGCCGCGAGCTGGCGGCCCACTGGGCAGCGCACACCGACGTGAAGCCCTTCAAGTGCCCGCGCTGCGAGCGCGACTTCAACGCCCCGGCGCTCCTGGAGCGGCACAAGCTGACGCACGACCTGCAGGGGCCCGGCGCGCCCCCCGCGCAGGCCTGGGCCTCGGGGGGCGCCGCCGCCGGGCCCGAGACAGCCGGCGAGGGGGGCGCAGCGGAGGCAGGGGACGCCCAACCGGCCTGGGACGGCGGGCCGCTCCGGGGCCGCGCGGGGGGCGGCGTGCCCGAGCTGGGGGCGCTGCTGCCCGAGGGCGGCGGGGAGGCCCCTGCGCCCGCGGCCGCGGCCGAGCCGTCGGAAGATACCCTGTACCAGTGCGACTGCGGGACCTTCTTCGCGTCCGCGCCGGCGCTGGCCAGCCACCTGGAGGCGCACTCGGGCCCGGCCGCCTACGGCTGCGGCCACTGCGGGGCGCTGTACGCGGCCCTGGCGGCGCTGGAGGAGCACCGGCGCGCCAGCCACGGCGAGGGCGGCGGCGCGGAGGCGGCCGCGGCGGCCCCAGACGGGGAGCCCGCGCCCGGGGAGCCCGCGTCCGGCTCGGGCCGCGGCAAGAAGATCTTCGGCTGCTCCGAGTGCGAGAAGCTGTTCCGCTCGCCGCGCGACCTGGAGCGGCACGTGCTGGTGCACACGGGCGAGAAGCCGTTCCCGTGCCTCGAGTGCGGCAAGTTCTTCCGCCACGAGTGCTACCTCAAGCGCCACCGGCTGCTGCACGGCACCGAGCGGCCCTTCCCCTGCCACATCTGCGGCAAGGGCTTCATCACGCTCAGCAACCTCTCTAGGCACCTGAAGCTGCACCGGGGCATGGACTGA